The genomic stretch AAAAGGAAAGGTACATTAGACAAAAAAGAATTAATCTGAGTATAAGATAAATAAGAAAATACTCAAGCAATTAGAGTTCATCCCGCGGAGTTTTTTGCTGTTCTTTAATATCCTCCGTGATTTGGGTCTGATTGATGATCAAATCGCTATTTCCCTCAACTTTGATTTTATACTCCCCTTCACCAACGGTTCCTTGAATTTCTCTGTTCTTAATGATAAATGGCAATTCACTATTTAAGTTGCCATATGTGCTGGAACCTTCAAGGGTATAGTCTCCGTCATGAGGTAATGATAGATTAATATCCCCTACTGCACTATATATATTCCAATTGCCACCTACCATACTTGATGTTACCTGAACGGCTCCGTTCAATGTTTCCAGACTCAGATCCTGTAAAGGATTCATTACTTTTATATTCCCATTACGTGTTTTTGCTTCTATATCTCCTACAATACCGGAAGCCTGGATATGACCTACCTGTGTCGATAAACTGATTTCTTTGGATACATCTTCCGCTCGGAGATCTCCTCTATTCGTATCTAACGAAGCACTTCCTGTCACATTAGCAACCGATATATTTCCGTTTAGTGTCTTAGCACGTATATCACCGATAGCACTATGAATATAAATTTTACCGTTACCCGATTCGACATTAATGTTGTTAATCGCTTGCGGTCGGTCCATGTATATAGCACCGTTAGACGTTCTAACCTCCAGATCAAATCTGCGGTCGTCTGGGATGGTAATCGTCATATTGAGTCTTGGCTGGCGTTTCGATTCACTCCCATAACCTTGGGGCGAGGTAGAAACGTGAATGGTCTTACCTTCGCTCACCTTCACCTCTGAAGCTTCTGCTACTGCCTCTGCTTCTATTTCTTCTACCTGATCTACCCATACGATGGTGTTAATCTGAATTTCGTCCACATCGCCTCGATTCACTCTAATATCTCCGTTAACATTCTCAACAAGAACAGATGCAGTACTCATCTCTACAGGAACAGTAATGGTATCTTTGACAATCCGATTGTCTGCAGCTTCACTATAATCCATCGATGCAGAGGTAAGGTTCAAGCTCACTCTGTTCCATAGATGAGTGTAATGGTCTTGCTGTGTTACAACAAAGATACAAGCGATAAGCGTAACGGAGAAGACGATCCCTTTAAAATCAGGCTTAAATCTTGATTTATATTTTCTTTTACTGGAAGGCCGAAGTTGTTGATGCAGAATAAATGAAATAATAAATTCAATTCCCCATACTACTAGAATAAACGGCCAGTATCTTAAAAGTTCAAATGTATACTCCGTCTGATCAATCTGATCAAGGAGCAGAAGAGTGCCCGTTACCATAATAAATAAAGCAGCTGTATATCGACCAATTCGAATCTTATAAGGTAATGCCACTCTTTTCTTTTTTTGTTTTTTCCAAAAGCTCAGGGATAGTAAAATCTCTCTAACGAGAAGAATACCGCCAATTAAAATCAAGATAACGGCTGTACCCGTGGTTCCATATAGGGCAATGTACTGCTGCAACCACCTTGGTCGCTGAATGAACAGCACCATTAAAGTTCCGCCAAAAATAAGGAGTATTCCGAAAGAGATTCCTCGTTCCCACGCTAAAAATCTAATATGAGGAGCTAAAGTTTTGTCCTCATCATCGCTCTGCCCCTGGGGCCTGCGTTTGCGCATTACAATCTGATCTGCAAGCTGGAGAACTTCATAAATATTAATGAAATAGAGAACAGGAATAAGAAGACCCAGCAATATGAGCAGCGGTACATTAATTTGTATCCCGATCGTAGAGAAATAAAGAAGTGCTGATAGATCAAGTAACAAGAGAAAAATAAATGTCAGGCCCTTAATGTATACACCAAGATATAAATGACCCAAACCCGGTAATAAAGCAGATAAAAGACCTGCTATAAACTTATGTTTTTTTCGTGTAAATCGTCTTGATGAGCCAGATTGCATGGAAGGCTGCATGTGAATATCCACCTCCTGAATAACAACAATGAACGGTAAGTCCATTTTCTTTTTGATACTACCCTATTCTCTATTGTCTGTAACTGGAAATCAAATGGTATTTATTAGTCTAGCCCTTGTAAATAGGATGATTTTTAAAATAACATAAAAGAACTGTTCAGTAAGTCTGAACAGTTCTTTTATATGATCTTTATAAGATTAAAATTATAGCCTTTTTATGAAAAGAAATCTTCTATTCTACTGAAATTGAGCGAAATTGATGCCATTCCTGCAGCTTCGTAACAAGAGACACTGTATTAAAACTGTTAGGGACTAGCACATGAAGAGTAACCTCAACATGCCTTTCTAACTCTGATCGATAGTTTGATGAACTGATATCCAGATCATTTACTGTCATTTTACGAACGGCAATCTTCTCTTCCTCCATAAAATGAG from Paenibacillus polygoni encodes the following:
- a CDS encoding DUF4097 family beta strand repeat-containing protein is translated as MQPSMQSGSSRRFTRKKHKFIAGLLSALLPGLGHLYLGVYIKGLTFIFLLLLDLSALLYFSTIGIQINVPLLILLGLLIPVLYFINIYEVLQLADQIVMRKRRPQGQSDDEDKTLAPHIRFLAWERGISFGILLIFGGTLMVLFIQRPRWLQQYIALYGTTGTAVILILIGGILLVREILLSLSFWKKQKKKRVALPYKIRIGRYTAALFIMVTGTLLLLDQIDQTEYTFELLRYWPFILVVWGIEFIISFILHQQLRPSSKRKYKSRFKPDFKGIVFSVTLIACIFVVTQQDHYTHLWNRVSLNLTSASMDYSEAADNRIVKDTITVPVEMSTASVLVENVNGDIRVNRGDVDEIQINTIVWVDQVEEIEAEAVAEASEVKVSEGKTIHVSTSPQGYGSESKRQPRLNMTITIPDDRRFDLEVRTSNGAIYMDRPQAINNINVESGNGKIYIHSAIGDIRAKTLNGNISVANVTGSASLDTNRGDLRAEDVSKEISLSTQVGHIQASGIVGDIEAKTRNGNIKVMNPLQDLSLETLNGAVQVTSSMVGGNWNIYSAVGDINLSLPHDGDYTLEGSSTYGNLNSELPFIIKNREIQGTVGEGEYKIKVEGNSDLIINQTQITEDIKEQQKTPRDEL